The window ATCTGAAAGGCGCACTCCAGCCTTTTACCCCATTATTACTTCGCTTTGGTGGACGTGGTGAGGTCAAAACCCTACGTAGCGCTGAAGCCGTCTCTCTGGCACTTCCGCTTAGCGGAATCACGCTGTACAGCGGTCTGTATATCAACGAACTCATTTCTCGCGTGCTTGAGTACGAGACCCGCTTTTCTGAACTCTTTTTCGATTACCTGAACTGTATCCAGGCGTTGGCAGGCACATCCGGTTCACCAGAGCCCGCCCTGCGTCGCTTTGAGCTGGCGTTGCTCGGTCATCTGGGCTACGGCGTGGATTTTGCCCACTGTGCGGGCAGCGGTGAACCGGTGGACGACACCATGACCTATCGCTATCGGGAAGAAAAAGGGTTTATCGCCAGCATCGTTATTGATAACAACACCTTTACCGGACGCCATCTCAAAGCACTTGCATCGCGTGAATTTCCGGATGCCGATACGTTACGTGCCGCGAAACGCTTTACCCGCATGGCGTTAAAGCCGTATCTTGGTGGTAAGCCGTTAAAAAGCCGGGAACTGTTCCGGCAATTTTTGCCAAAACGCGCAGTAAAAACAAATAATGATTAACGAGGATTGTCATGGCCGAATTACTGTTAGGCGTCAACATTGACCACATTGCCACTTTACGTAACGCACGCGGCACCGCATACCCGGACCCGGTTCAGGCGGCATTTATCGTTGA of the Citrobacter freundii genome contains:
- the recO gene encoding DNA repair protein RecO, whose protein sequence is MDGWQRAFVLHSRPWSETSLVLDVFTEESGRVRLVAKGARSKRSNLKGALQPFTPLLLRFGGRGEVKTLRSAEAVSLALPLSGITLYSGLYINELISRVLEYETRFSELFFDYLNCIQALAGTSGSPEPALRRFELALLGHLGYGVDFAHCAGSGEPVDDTMTYRYREEKGFIASIVIDNNTFTGRHLKALASREFPDADTLRAAKRFTRMALKPYLGGKPLKSRELFRQFLPKRAVKTNND